From a single Methylacidiphilum kamchatkense Kam1 genomic region:
- a CDS encoding LptE family protein — MTHRSATFWLWIVGFFFCMGVVGCSGGYRLGSIGGPAIQGIKTIYVPTVKNKTVIPGLQSMVTNEIIRAIDNDGTMQTSRNVDADAELDVTILDFNRVILRPEILDPFTTAEYKLIITASVTLINRKLGRATIKGAQVSGSSYYFTQTNMPEAQRQDLPLVAEDLANRIVNLLTEGW; from the coding sequence ATGACACATCGAAGCGCGACCTTTTGGCTATGGATTGTGGGTTTTTTCTTTTGTATGGGTGTTGTTGGATGTTCAGGTGGATACCGGCTTGGTAGTATTGGCGGACCTGCGATTCAGGGGATTAAGACGATTTATGTCCCGACGGTAAAAAATAAGACGGTTATTCCGGGGTTACAATCGATGGTGACCAATGAAATCATCAGGGCTATCGACAATGATGGGACCATGCAAACGTCTAGGAATGTTGATGCGGATGCCGAACTAGATGTGACGATTCTGGATTTCAACAGGGTTATCCTAAGGCCTGAAATTTTGGATCCTTTTACTACCGCTGAGTACAAGCTCATCATTACTGCTTCGGTCACCTTAATTAATCGGAAGCTTGGCAGAGCAACGATAAAGGGGGCTCAGGTCAGCGGCTCTTCCTACTATTTTACTCAAACCAACATGCCTGAAGCCCAAAGGCAAGATCTTCCGTTAGTCGCAGAAGATTTGGCCAATCGGATCGTTAATCTATTGACAGAAGGCTGGTAA
- the bamD gene encoding outer membrane protein assembly factor BamD, with protein sequence MNTFRYRKVLLLFFLTFFFLKVELYAPLVWRPGEGWVDESTGTGLSASSSRDQLNLAKKFEEAKDYDNALKAYRILIRKWPYAVFAPEAQFRIGQCLEKKGDFLGANKAYDRMIQKYPSSSFFEQALERKLAIGNLYLAGEPKRLFNIPMGSGLDIAADIFESIIRAAPYGRFAPQAEFQLGLTRIKQKKFTDAIATFNRLLDKYPNHSLADDAQYEIGYTWYVASQASEYDQSATEKAIEGFEDYIVRYPSGDKVEAAKAHIAELKGKTTLGSFHIAQYYERAKNFKAAYIYYSDVIKQNPTSDQAKIAEQKIIQLRPLVAKDLGLPSLTSNPPSAPSPSGNAASSSSETQQTKGTP encoded by the coding sequence ATGAACACTTTTCGTTATCGAAAAGTTTTACTCCTTTTTTTCTTGACTTTTTTCTTTTTAAAGGTTGAGCTTTATGCTCCATTGGTCTGGAGACCTGGAGAAGGCTGGGTTGATGAAAGTACAGGAACGGGTCTTTCCGCTTCCAGTTCAAGGGATCAGCTCAATCTAGCCAAAAAGTTTGAAGAAGCCAAAGATTATGACAACGCCTTGAAAGCGTATCGGATCCTCATCAGGAAATGGCCCTATGCCGTGTTTGCTCCCGAAGCACAGTTCCGTATTGGACAATGTCTGGAAAAAAAGGGGGATTTTCTTGGAGCAAATAAGGCCTACGATCGGATGATCCAGAAATATCCTTCATCCAGTTTTTTCGAACAGGCGCTAGAAAGAAAATTGGCTATTGGGAATCTTTATCTTGCCGGTGAGCCCAAACGGCTGTTCAATATCCCCATGGGTTCAGGGCTGGATATCGCAGCGGATATTTTTGAAAGCATTATTCGGGCGGCTCCCTATGGTCGTTTTGCTCCGCAGGCAGAATTTCAGCTTGGGTTAACTCGGATTAAACAGAAAAAATTTACTGATGCGATTGCCACTTTTAATCGTTTGCTTGATAAGTATCCCAATCATTCCCTAGCGGATGATGCCCAGTATGAAATTGGGTATACGTGGTATGTCGCGTCACAGGCTTCTGAATACGATCAGAGTGCAACGGAAAAGGCGATTGAAGGTTTTGAAGATTACATTGTTCGGTATCCTTCCGGGGATAAGGTAGAAGCGGCTAAAGCCCATATTGCTGAACTCAAAGGAAAGACCACTTTGGGCAGTTTTCATATTGCCCAGTATTATGAAAGGGCTAAAAATTTCAAAGCCGCCTACATTTATTATAGTGATGTGATCAAACAGAACCCCACCTCGGATCAGGCAAAAATTGCTGAGCAAAAAATAATCCAACTGCGGCCACTGGTTGCTAAAGATTTGGGATTGCCTTCCTTAACCTCCAATCCTCCTTCTGCGCCTTCCCCCAGTGGGAACGCTGCTTCCTCCTCCTCCGAAACCCAGCAAACGAAAGGAACCCCTTAA
- a CDS encoding DUF4912 domain-containing protein — MSKKTGKKLNSFTPSHPPLPHGAKKSILFKTKAVFSSKGQGKTQTKTQISAAATQPSAFPPLLASLPKTKRKQLFFYLFAVDPRSLHAYWIMDQNAFRPFEKSRWVFRLISNGSQLEAELPLEESTQRIYYTKAKPNTRYHAEIGFYIRSSNHFILIAKSPEAHTPPLSFSAKNEIRLATLPPQLSFQKLIQKATKKGIKKESIAEAFELPPQKIQQLLTEKESLVQSSEQTSDLFSFPDSIQNFLFPHDPSLASSYAFPILPYTLLKESSSFEFFPWIQAEGFPLQFLWPASFGFEPKEESFPQNEPPETRHFPLELEVELVIRGKTSPKALLKVDNKKIELAEDGSFAYRFDFADGIYEVPIEAFDQESQQTEKRVLFFSRFSRPLPEA, encoded by the coding sequence ATGTCGAAAAAAACTGGAAAAAAATTAAATAGCTTTACTCCCAGCCACCCTCCTTTACCACATGGAGCTAAAAAGAGTATTCTTTTCAAGACCAAAGCAGTTTTCAGCTCCAAAGGTCAAGGAAAAACGCAAACTAAGACCCAAATATCTGCTGCCGCGACCCAACCCTCTGCCTTTCCTCCGCTCCTTGCTTCGCTTCCAAAGACTAAGAGAAAACAGCTCTTTTTCTATCTTTTTGCAGTAGACCCACGTTCCTTACATGCCTACTGGATCATGGATCAAAATGCCTTTAGGCCTTTCGAAAAGAGTCGCTGGGTATTTCGGCTGATTAGTAATGGCTCTCAACTGGAAGCCGAACTGCCATTAGAAGAGTCCACACAGAGAATCTATTATACCAAAGCAAAACCCAACACCCGCTACCATGCTGAAATCGGGTTTTATATTCGCAGCAGCAATCATTTTATCCTCATTGCCAAATCCCCTGAAGCCCATACCCCTCCTCTTTCTTTCTCTGCAAAAAACGAAATACGACTGGCCACACTCCCCCCACAGCTCTCCTTTCAAAAGCTTATCCAAAAAGCCACAAAAAAAGGCATTAAAAAAGAGTCCATCGCTGAGGCCTTTGAGCTTCCTCCTCAGAAAATCCAACAGCTCCTCACTGAAAAAGAATCCCTGGTCCAATCCTCAGAACAAACCTCTGATCTTTTCTCTTTTCCAGATTCGATTCAAAATTTTCTCTTTCCCCACGACCCCTCCTTAGCTAGTTCGTATGCTTTTCCTATCCTCCCTTATACTCTTCTCAAAGAATCCTCTAGCTTTGAATTCTTTCCGTGGATCCAAGCCGAAGGCTTTCCTCTCCAGTTCCTTTGGCCTGCTTCTTTTGGATTTGAACCAAAAGAGGAATCGTTCCCACAGAATGAACCTCCAGAAACCAGGCATTTTCCTTTGGAACTAGAAGTTGAACTCGTTATTCGAGGCAAAACTTCCCCCAAAGCCCTCCTAAAAGTCGACAATAAAAAGATAGAACTTGCCGAAGATGGCTCTTTTGCTTATCGGTTCGATTTTGCTGATGGGATTTATGAAGTTCCCATTGAAGCCTTTGATCAAGAAAGTCAGCAGACAGAAAAGCGCGTTTTGTTCTTTTCCCGTTTCAGTCGGCCTCTGCCTGAAGCTTAA
- a CDS encoding glycoside hydrolase family 57 protein produces the protein MKSSPLGYLALVLHAHLPFVRHPEDEEVLEEDWLFEAITECYIPLLWMLEELYQAEIRCKLTLSLSPTLCAMLKDPLLIQRYKRYLLKRIELCSKEIERYATADPERWLLAKFYKERFQNAWKSFTEAYAEDMLGQFKKYQQQSLLELATSSATHGYLPLLKNPEQAVNAQIFVAIESFFDSFQTYPKGFWLPECGYYPGIEFFLQSAEIRWFVLEAHGLLFSEPRPFLGLFAPIYTPYGPAAFGRDSLSSKEVWSAQEGYPGDPVYREFYWDLGFESDLEYIRPYILPTGQRKFTGIKYYRITGKTEQKALYNPQKAQEKAKEHAENFIMKREEEIKKAAPLFPPYTKPILLCPFDCELFGHWWFEGPLFLKELIKKAHQSEILELTTPLEYLLRYPTQQICRPTYSSWGLEGYSKMWLNETNDFIYQHLHEAAYLLVELVRKYKNGNKPTVRSLKQAARELLLAQASDWPFLISKSTAKEYAYLRVITHLNRFSELSKGLSNKRLIKACLNTANIPTIFFQPLISIILVDIFSKRHRL, from the coding sequence ATGAAATCATCCCCTCTGGGCTATCTAGCCTTAGTACTGCATGCGCACCTACCCTTCGTGCGTCATCCTGAGGATGAGGAGGTTTTAGAAGAAGATTGGCTCTTTGAAGCCATCACCGAATGTTATATTCCGCTTTTGTGGATGCTCGAAGAACTCTATCAGGCAGAGATTCGCTGTAAACTCACCCTTTCCTTAAGTCCAACCCTCTGTGCAATGCTAAAGGATCCCCTGCTTATCCAGCGCTACAAACGATACCTTCTCAAACGGATTGAACTTTGCTCAAAAGAAATAGAGCGGTATGCTACAGCCGATCCTGAAAGATGGCTGCTTGCGAAATTTTATAAGGAGAGGTTTCAGAATGCCTGGAAGAGTTTTACAGAAGCGTATGCTGAAGATATGCTTGGCCAGTTTAAAAAATATCAACAACAAAGCCTTTTAGAACTGGCCACCTCTTCGGCCACACACGGGTATTTGCCGCTGCTAAAAAATCCAGAACAGGCAGTTAACGCCCAAATTTTTGTGGCTATTGAGAGTTTTTTTGACTCCTTCCAGACCTATCCTAAAGGCTTCTGGCTGCCCGAATGTGGTTATTATCCAGGAATTGAATTTTTCCTTCAATCTGCTGAAATCCGCTGGTTCGTCCTGGAAGCGCATGGCCTCCTTTTTTCTGAGCCTCGTCCGTTTCTGGGGCTTTTTGCCCCAATCTACACTCCTTATGGTCCAGCCGCCTTTGGCCGTGACTCGCTTTCAAGCAAAGAAGTATGGAGCGCTCAAGAAGGCTATCCTGGAGATCCTGTGTATAGAGAGTTCTACTGGGATTTAGGTTTTGAATCTGATCTAGAGTACATTAGGCCATACATCCTGCCTACCGGACAGAGGAAATTTACAGGCATCAAATACTACAGGATTACAGGCAAAACTGAACAAAAAGCGCTCTATAATCCCCAAAAAGCCCAGGAAAAAGCCAAAGAACACGCAGAAAATTTTATCATGAAAAGAGAAGAAGAAATTAAAAAAGCGGCACCGCTTTTTCCCCCCTACACTAAGCCAATCCTCCTTTGTCCTTTCGACTGCGAACTCTTTGGTCATTGGTGGTTCGAAGGTCCGCTTTTTTTAAAAGAACTCATAAAGAAGGCGCACCAGAGCGAAATCCTTGAGCTAACCACTCCTTTGGAATATCTCCTACGTTATCCTACCCAGCAGATATGCCGTCCAACCTATTCGTCTTGGGGACTCGAGGGATATTCCAAAATGTGGCTTAATGAAACGAATGATTTTATCTATCAGCATTTGCATGAGGCCGCTTATCTGCTGGTGGAACTCGTCAGAAAATATAAAAATGGCAATAAACCTACTGTTCGCTCTTTGAAACAGGCAGCAAGAGAGCTATTGCTTGCCCAGGCAAGCGACTGGCCCTTTTTGATTAGCAAGTCCACTGCCAAAGAATATGCCTATTTACGAGTCATTACTCATCTAAACCGCTTTTCAGAACTCAGCAAGGGATTATCCAACAAAAGGTTAATAAAAGCTTGCTTGAATACTGCGAATATACCGACAATCTTTTTCCAACCCTTAATCTCGATTATTTTAGTTGATATTTTTTCTAAGCGGCATAGGCTTTAA
- a CDS encoding N-acetylmuramoyl-L-alanine amidase-like domain-containing protein, with translation MDTFEKLLRFAKEEGLAALPLGERTVRIGLYLVGTPYRHYTLEIDDQIESPSVNFQAMDCWTFYEISLAFARMLHYDESYWSPETLLKLIEIERYRNGQCTGSYLSRIHFLEELFVDNQKRGLLVDKTKSLGGVPIHRKVREMTVGWHQYRYLRHNPNLLPAMAKIEDRVSALKVYHIPKAAVPAIEPKIKNGDIIAITTHDLHSYTSHVGIAYRDSQGILHFLHASSTHHQVYIDKRLSDYLNSISSDAGIIVVEPKEVPLNLIETSQFPAAALTPVASTKKSFYPPIQ, from the coding sequence ATGGATACCTTTGAGAAGCTCCTACGCTTTGCCAAAGAAGAAGGCTTAGCGGCCCTTCCTTTGGGTGAAAGAACCGTCCGAATCGGACTTTATCTGGTAGGCACCCCCTATCGGCATTATACCCTTGAAATAGACGATCAGATCGAATCGCCTTCGGTAAATTTCCAGGCCATGGATTGTTGGACGTTCTACGAAATCAGTTTAGCTTTCGCCCGAATGCTCCATTATGACGAAAGCTATTGGAGTCCCGAAACCCTGCTCAAACTCATTGAAATTGAAAGGTACCGGAACGGACAATGCACTGGAAGCTATCTCTCAAGGATCCATTTTTTAGAAGAACTCTTTGTAGATAATCAAAAAAGGGGTCTTTTAGTCGATAAGACCAAAAGCCTTGGCGGCGTCCCTATCCACAGGAAGGTCAGGGAAATGACAGTCGGCTGGCACCAATATCGCTACCTGCGGCACAATCCAAATCTTCTACCCGCCATGGCAAAAATAGAAGATCGGGTCTCAGCCCTTAAGGTCTATCATATCCCAAAAGCCGCTGTTCCGGCCATCGAACCAAAAATCAAAAATGGGGATATCATTGCCATTACGACACACGATCTCCACTCCTATACTTCCCATGTCGGAATTGCCTACAGGGATTCTCAAGGTATTCTTCATTTCCTCCATGCTTCTTCCACACACCATCAGGTCTATATAGATAAACGGCTTTCCGATTATTTAAATTCCATTTCGAGTGACGCCGGCATCATTGTCGTCGAACCCAAAGAGGTTCCTTTGAATTTAATCGAAACAAGCCAGTTCCCTGCTGCGGCTTTAACTCCAGTTGCGTCGACCAAAAAATCGTTTTACCCTCCGATTCAATAG
- a CDS encoding arsenate reductase ArsC, protein MMLPLHVLFLCTGNSARSIMAEAILNHYSGGRFHAYSAGSRPKGLVHPLALETLQFHGISIDGLRSKPLTEFLQANAPAIDYVVTVCSSAAKEACPLFPKKAIIEHWDLPDPAAVEGDIGKQKEAFQKIFDALHQRIFLYFLSR, encoded by the coding sequence ATGATGCTCCCATTGCATGTTTTGTTTTTGTGCACGGGCAATTCGGCCCGATCGATCATGGCGGAGGCCATTTTAAATCATTATAGTGGAGGCCGTTTCCATGCCTATAGTGCGGGGAGCAGGCCAAAAGGACTAGTGCATCCTCTTGCTTTGGAAACGCTCCAATTCCATGGAATTTCCATCGATGGGCTACGAAGTAAACCATTGACTGAGTTTTTGCAAGCCAATGCCCCTGCGATCGATTACGTGGTGACGGTTTGTTCTAGTGCTGCAAAAGAGGCCTGTCCACTTTTTCCTAAAAAAGCGATTATTGAACATTGGGATTTGCCAGATCCGGCAGCTGTTGAAGGGGACATAGGCAAACAAAAAGAAGCTTTCCAAAAAATCTTTGACGCCTTGCATCAGAGAATTTTCCTTTATTTTCTTAGTCGCTAA
- a CDS encoding ArsR/SmtB family transcription factor, with protein MDNKTALLILNALAHKTRIEIFKLLIAGSKGSCPGELAEKLQVPLTTLSFHLHHLKNSTLVEATQKGRQIVYRADFGKIAELIGYLLEDCCGKDVESVIQFFCKTKEQGKSPLSTERQTC; from the coding sequence ATGGATAATAAGACGGCTCTTTTGATTTTAAATGCGCTGGCGCATAAAACTCGGATTGAGATCTTCAAGCTGCTTATAGCTGGCTCCAAGGGGAGTTGTCCTGGGGAGCTGGCTGAAAAACTGCAAGTGCCTTTAACGACTCTTTCCTTTCATTTGCATCATTTAAAAAATTCGACGCTTGTTGAGGCCACCCAGAAAGGCAGGCAGATTGTCTATCGTGCTGATTTTGGAAAGATCGCTGAGTTAATCGGTTATTTGCTTGAAGACTGTTGCGGCAAAGATGTGGAATCGGTGATTCAATTTTTCTGTAAAACAAAAGAACAAGGAAAAAGTCCACTTTCAACTGAAAGGCAGACCTGCTGA
- a CDS encoding class I SAM-dependent methyltransferase has protein sequence MQRKLEAKEYLDELAYDSHLAKKGREGLKKINYLMGNFVWFKKRLRQVVSSQGNVHFLEIGAGDGSMGRFLYADPLLEKNLLLTGIDRIPRPQHWPVHWLWFQTDLFDLIDTGTFVPGSYQGIVANMVLHHFSSAQLARIGNWIRQLAPLCLFCIEPLRSPLSLFELFLLRLVGLNQITFHDGWLSIKSGFMGMELPEFLNLSPKQWQYKIDVSLLGAYRLEAIKK, from the coding sequence ATGCAAAGAAAACTCGAAGCAAAGGAATACCTGGATGAGTTGGCATATGATTCTCATCTGGCTAAAAAAGGAAGAGAAGGGCTAAAGAAAATTAACTACCTAATGGGAAATTTTGTATGGTTTAAAAAAAGGCTTCGGCAGGTAGTCTCTTCACAGGGAAACGTGCACTTCCTAGAAATAGGCGCTGGCGATGGGTCCATGGGAAGATTCCTTTATGCCGATCCGTTGTTAGAAAAAAATCTACTGTTAACTGGAATCGATAGGATCCCTAGGCCACAACACTGGCCTGTGCATTGGCTGTGGTTTCAAACCGATCTTTTTGATCTGATCGACACTGGTACTTTTGTCCCTGGAAGCTACCAAGGCATAGTAGCCAATATGGTGCTGCATCACTTTTCGTCGGCTCAACTGGCTAGGATCGGTAACTGGATCCGGCAGCTTGCTCCCCTTTGCCTTTTTTGTATTGAACCCCTCCGTTCTCCTCTTTCCCTCTTCGAACTGTTCTTGCTCAGATTGGTTGGACTCAATCAAATTACCTTCCATGACGGCTGGCTAAGCATCAAGAGTGGGTTTATGGGGATGGAACTGCCTGAGTTTTTAAATCTCAGTCCCAAACAGTGGCAATATAAGATCGATGTCAGCCTTTTGGGAGCTTACCGGTTAGAAGCCATAAAAAAATGA
- a CDS encoding NAD(P)/FAD-dependent oxidoreductase: MKPITIIGGGLAGLALGIGLRRYKIPVAVYERNDYPLKKVCGEFLSGLPQRVIQQLGIMPILNRFPLASSASLSIGDSKPTLLRFTLPVYVTARERLDTELAQLFVEHGGSLYTKTRCDPIPHQEAVVLATGKKPMGGPWIGLKVHLQGIELTHELEMYAAKDGYVGLCKIDHGTVNLCGLFKNKKFSAASKKELLASYLKASQLAKPYEYLEEANFLEKSFVAIPSFSLGFQQTTSEPMVALGDAFGVLPPFVGNGMAMAMESAALALDELIAYGQGSKSWTETTRQIHQKLKKAFALRITLGLCLHPFLFKKSPLQSVLIKKPIASFLYTLTRSMES, from the coding sequence ATGAAACCGATTACGATCATTGGCGGAGGACTAGCTGGCTTAGCATTAGGCATAGGCCTGCGTCGTTATAAGATTCCAGTCGCTGTGTATGAAAGAAACGATTATCCGCTTAAGAAAGTCTGCGGGGAATTCCTTTCAGGGCTGCCTCAAAGGGTAATCCAGCAATTAGGAATCATGCCGATCCTCAATCGTTTTCCGCTCGCTTCATCGGCCAGTCTATCGATCGGAGATAGTAAACCGACCCTGCTGCGTTTCACATTGCCCGTGTATGTAACCGCTCGAGAACGGCTAGACACAGAGCTTGCACAACTTTTCGTGGAGCATGGGGGTAGCCTCTATACAAAAACCCGGTGCGATCCTATCCCTCATCAAGAAGCCGTTGTCTTGGCTACCGGTAAAAAGCCGATGGGTGGACCCTGGATCGGACTTAAAGTGCATCTCCAAGGGATTGAATTAACACATGAGCTGGAAATGTATGCAGCCAAAGACGGTTACGTTGGGCTTTGCAAAATCGATCATGGCACCGTTAATCTTTGTGGGTTATTCAAAAATAAGAAATTTTCGGCTGCGTCTAAAAAAGAACTCCTTGCCTCTTATCTTAAAGCATCGCAGTTAGCAAAGCCTTACGAATACCTAGAAGAGGCCAACTTTCTGGAGAAGAGTTTTGTAGCCATTCCTTCTTTTTCTCTCGGGTTCCAACAGACTACGTCTGAACCTATGGTAGCCCTGGGGGATGCCTTTGGCGTGCTCCCTCCTTTTGTAGGAAACGGAATGGCCATGGCTATGGAATCGGCTGCTTTAGCCCTCGATGAGCTCATAGCCTACGGCCAAGGCTCCAAAAGTTGGACAGAAACGACAAGGCAAATCCACCAAAAACTGAAAAAGGCCTTTGCCCTTCGGATCACCCTTGGCCTTTGCTTGCATCCTTTTCTTTTTAAGAAATCTCCTCTCCAATCGGTACTGATCAAAAAGCCCATCGCTTCCTTTCTGTACACCCTGACAAGATCCATGGAGTCTTAG
- a CDS encoding beta-ketoacyl-[acyl-carrier-protein] synthase family protein, giving the protein MDPIESVFEMSAEALNKAFEKLAPALAAKSLQAALDQSGLKATELDALFVCTCTGYLCPGLSSHIAEKVGMRSDSFLIDIVGHGCGAALPMLHSVKGFLKENPDCYAAAIAVELSSTAFYVDDDPGCLVSLCIFADGVNTTLWHHTKEGLGWHCKDFLSLHLPKNREKLRFENAFGKLRNKLHRTVPVLATEAVSELYNRFEKHSQTDSKRLIAHPGGKEVLIELRKALPCDKFEESEAVLKAFGNMSSPSVMFAFQKGIESQPIEKELWLFSFGAGFSCHGCRIVMMH; this is encoded by the coding sequence GTGGACCCTATCGAGTCCGTCTTTGAAATGTCGGCAGAAGCGTTAAACAAGGCCTTTGAAAAATTAGCACCTGCACTGGCTGCAAAATCACTACAAGCTGCGCTGGACCAATCTGGACTCAAGGCCACAGAACTAGACGCCCTTTTCGTTTGTACCTGCACAGGCTACCTCTGTCCAGGCCTTTCCAGTCACATTGCTGAAAAAGTAGGGATGCGATCCGATAGCTTTTTGATAGATATCGTAGGCCATGGCTGCGGAGCAGCGTTACCTATGCTGCATTCGGTCAAAGGTTTTCTGAAAGAAAACCCTGATTGCTACGCTGCTGCCATTGCCGTAGAACTTTCCTCTACCGCTTTCTACGTGGACGATGATCCAGGATGTCTGGTTAGCCTTTGTATTTTTGCTGATGGAGTCAATACAACCCTATGGCACCATACGAAAGAGGGGTTAGGATGGCATTGCAAAGATTTTTTATCGTTGCATCTTCCAAAAAATCGAGAAAAGCTAAGATTCGAAAACGCTTTTGGGAAACTCCGTAATAAGCTTCATCGAACTGTGCCTGTGCTTGCCACAGAAGCAGTATCCGAACTTTATAACAGATTCGAAAAGCATTCTCAAACTGATTCAAAAAGGCTTATTGCCCATCCGGGAGGAAAAGAGGTATTGATCGAATTAAGAAAAGCCCTGCCTTGTGACAAATTCGAAGAGAGCGAGGCTGTTCTTAAAGCTTTTGGCAATATGAGCAGTCCTTCGGTTATGTTCGCCTTTCAGAAGGGAATTGAATCTCAGCCAATAGAAAAGGAACTTTGGTTGTTTAGTTTTGGTGCAGGCTTTTCATGCCATGGGTGTCGTATCGTGATGATGCATTGA
- a CDS encoding Slp family lipoprotein, protein MKSVNKIACCFFFGIFFYALIASASPIPKEIRREAKNQPSFELLLKNPESFKNRSVLLGGVIIENTPLEDRTELLIEHRELGNSGKPKYSSKNKKRFTVVTKDFLDPEIYAQGRLITVYGKVGSLQKGKEKQLLLYANFIYLWPEDFIPSSGWYLGIGPGFFF, encoded by the coding sequence ATGAAGTCAGTAAATAAGATAGCTTGTTGTTTCTTTTTTGGGATCTTCTTTTATGCATTGATTGCCTCTGCTTCTCCGATTCCTAAAGAAATACGTAGGGAAGCTAAAAATCAGCCTTCTTTTGAGTTGCTTTTAAAGAACCCTGAATCCTTTAAAAACCGTTCGGTGCTACTAGGAGGAGTAATTATAGAAAATACGCCCTTAGAAGATCGTACAGAACTCCTCATAGAACATAGAGAACTAGGTAATTCAGGAAAACCTAAATATTCATCCAAAAATAAAAAGAGGTTTACAGTAGTCACCAAGGATTTTCTGGATCCAGAAATTTATGCCCAAGGCCGCCTTATTACGGTCTACGGAAAGGTGGGGAGCTTACAAAAAGGAAAAGAAAAACAACTCCTTCTCTATGCCAATTTTATCTATCTCTGGCCAGAAGACTTTATTCCAAGCAGTGGATGGTACTTGGGAATAGGACCAGGGTTTTTCTTTTAA
- a CDS encoding DUF4276 family protein, whose translation MEIEVRKNRERITRPVQCVVVVPMLEAWLLADHTALEKVLRISVKEFTALKNF comes from the coding sequence ATGGAAATTGAAGTAAGAAAAAATAGGGAAAGAATTACTCGACCTGTTCAATGTGTGGTTGTAGTCCCTATGTTAGAAGCTTGGCTGCTAGCCGATCATACTGCTCTTGAAAAAGTATTAAGGATTAGTGTGAAGGAATTCACAGCCCTTAAAAACTTCTAG
- a CDS encoding AAA family ATPase: protein MHLLLQNHQFSDRFKQALTDLLPQIKDIQTSQTAYGPVLLSVYEKYLEEVPISIYQLSDGELICLAFLALILAPNELGAFLFCIEEPENFLHPYLIDGLVEVYLQRQRELGPQAAQLLITTHSLHLINNVNIENLLITSKKKGATHISSPKMKKEVQEVLSREELGLGDLFYSGTLEGED from the coding sequence TTGCATTTATTGCTACAGAATCATCAATTTTCTGATCGGTTTAAACAAGCCCTTACCGATCTTCTTCCTCAGATCAAGGATATACAAACTTCTCAAACTGCTTATGGGCCTGTGCTTTTATCAGTATATGAAAAGTATCTAGAGGAAGTACCCATTTCTATCTATCAACTTTCCGATGGCGAGCTTATTTGTTTAGCTTTTCTTGCTCTTATTTTGGCACCTAACGAGCTAGGAGCTTTTCTTTTTTGTATAGAAGAGCCTGAAAATTTTCTTCATCCTTATCTAATAGACGGCCTAGTCGAAGTCTATTTACAACGCCAAAGGGAGCTTGGACCACAAGCAGCGCAATTGCTGATTACGACGCATTCTCTGCATCTGATTAATAACGTTAATATAGAAAACCTTCTAATTACATCCAAAAAGAAAGGCGCTACGCATATCAGCTCTCCAAAAATGAAAAAAGAAGTTCAAGAAGTCCTTTCCCGTGAGGAACTTGGTTTGGGCGACCTCTTTTATTCAGGAACGCTAGAGGGGGAGGATTAG